One segment of Cydia amplana chromosome 16, ilCydAmpl1.1, whole genome shotgun sequence DNA contains the following:
- the LOC134655153 gene encoding uncharacterized oxidoreductase YjmC, with product MGKVATADAMRFMTECLKAVGTAAKAAEQQAELLLQADRLGHPSHGMNRLEFYINDILSGACKPNNQPKVLKENASTALVDADNTLGAVASHFAMDIAIKKAKETGVGWVTVKGSNHNGMAGFWAKKASDKGLIGMAFTNTSPLLAPTRSKKAALGTNPLSVVAPGSNGETLYVDMATTAVAVGKIEIQRRKGEPIPSGWAQGPDGKETTDANLAFDTGCLMPLGGQEQTSGYKGYGLAAMVELFCGISSGSKYGHHVRSWSHSGDGGPANLGHCFVAVDPECFAPGFGDRLAESMNHWRHLEPADPNLPVLAPGDKERAAAKVCDESGTVSYVQQQLAASEALAKKLKVTPMKVL from the exons ATGGGTAAAGTAGCGACAGCAGATGCGATGCGTTTCATGACAGAGTGTCTAAAAGCGGTAGGGACAGCAGCAAAGGCGGCGGAACAACAGGCGGAGCTACTGTTGCAGGCAGACCGGCTGGGACACCCTAGCCATGGCATGAACAGACTTG AATTCTACATCAACGACATTTTAAGCGGTGCCTGCAAGCCCAACAACCAGCCGAAGGTGTTGAAAGAGAACGCTTCCACGGCGCTGGTAGACGCTGACAACACCCTTGGTGCGGTCGCCAGCCATTTCGCGATGGATATTGCCATTAAGAAGGCTAAGGAGACTGGAGTTGGTTGGGTTACTGTTAAAG GGTCAAACCACAATGGCATGGCAGGGTTTTGGGCCAAAAAGGCATCAGACAAAGGACTCATCGGCATGGCTTTCACGAACACCTCCCCTTTACTCGCACCGACTAGAAGTAAAAAG GCAGCATTAGGAACAAATCCGCTTTCAGTCGTTGCTCCAGGATCTAACGGGGAGACCCTATACGTCGATATGGCCACAACTGCAGTTGCTGTTGGAAAG ATTGAAATTCAGCGACGAAAGGGTGAACCCATTCCAAGCGGCTGGGCGCAAGGTCCAGATGGCAAGGAAACTACTGACGCCAACTTG GCGTTCGACACCGGCTGCTTGATGCCTCTAGGAGGGCAGGAACAGACGTCTGGTTATAAAGGATATGGTCTAGCAGCGATGGTGGAGCTATTTTGTGGAATCAGCTCAG GATCAAAATACGGGCACCACGTCCGCTCATGGTCCCACAGCGGCGATGGCGGCCCCGCTAATCTCGGCCACTGCTTCGTGGCTGTGGACCCAGAGTGCTTCGCACCAGGCTTCGGAGACCGCCTCGCTGAGAGCATGAACCACTGGAGGCATTTGGAACCG GCGGACCCCAACCTGCCAGTCCTAGCACCAGGAGACAAGGAACGCGCAGCAGCTAAAGTGTGCGACGAAAGCGGAACCGTGTCTTATGTGCAGCAGCAGCTGGCAGCCAGCGAAGCACTGGCTAAGAAGCTCAAGGTCACGCCTATGAAAGTGCTTTAA